In Styela clava chromosome 6, kaStyClav1.hap1.2, whole genome shotgun sequence, the genomic window AAGATACTAATGACATATCAGATATCAAATCAATAGAAGAAGAAAAAGGTAACTCTAATGAACTCGTCAAAAGTCACGATGCAACAACAACAAACTCTGATAGCGGTGAACTAGATGAAGCGACTTACAGGAGACTTCATGGAACTAACATAAACCAGGAAAAAATAACTGCAAAGCATCCAAAAAAGCATCTGGAAGCTcctgacgattttgatattttcgATGAACTTTGTTGACGCTGGCAAAGCAAGCTAATGAACAATCAAACATATCAGATACCCACTAATTCAGAATAAGAGCGCAGAGGTAAACTGCCTGATTACTAAACTATGTTATCAACAATCGACGATCCTTTATGTCGGTGGCGGTCAGTGAGTTCGGCAATCGCTTTTTAAATGTACCAGAcgaaacattttctaaaatgaaaCCTGTTACGTTTGTTATCGTTTCAACAACAACTCAATGTATCTGTGATGAATTTCCCTTTTTTTGAATTGCAGTTGTAAAATAGATCAAAACTTTTGTTAGAATTGAATACATAAGGTGATGTTTAGAATTTGGGTTGACAAACATGGTGAAGCAAATCATCAAATTGACAACGATTAATTTTTTTAGTTGTTTAGGGTGCAGTGAACCTATACATACTATCTTCAGACAGGCAATTTACAACAATGATTTATTgtgtttaaatataaaacttgtTTGTCTAGAAAATATGACGTCATcggtattgttatgtcattctCAGGTGGCAAATGTGATCGTAATTTCGAATTTATTCAacccaaaatattttatgttaattTCTTATGTATATTTGATGATGTTATTGAATTGAATGTACACTTAATCTCATGGATCTTATTTTTCTCGTAGAATTGGATAAAAACAATCACGTCATTTAACTCTGGAATGAGGTATCAAAGTGGCAATTTGCTCTTGGATAAATATGAACGTATGAACGCATTTACAAACGGTCATTTTTGGCCACAATATTCATTATTTCATCTAATTCTTTTCATGTGCTGTAAGAATCTGCTATGGGGTTTTTCCGTATATTTGTTgagttgcttttattttaatacttaTTTTAGTGCAATAAAAagtgcaataaaaatatttgtaattgtgCAATATTTGCAAATTACCTCAGTGTTAAATTATGTACGTAACTCTTTAATCTaaataaagttttttatttaCTCCAAAGTGTGTTGAGACTTTTTTCTTGTTTAACAAATACTCAAATGGTGTCCGTTTATGTATTAGTCTGCGTACTGATTCCCGTTTCTGTAATATACaatttgtagaaaaaaaatCGACTAATTGAAAGGATGCAAAAATACCGATACGTATATAATATTGCAGCAATAGGAGCtttaatcagtatttttatctaacagcaaattttattattctgaCGATtcggaaaaataaaaatagtcaataaaaacaaatatagtTCAATAAAAACAACTTTACTTGTTCtcaatgacatttttcaaatgGCATAAATTTGACCTTCAAAAGTCCCTACTATAAATCACATATTAGCGTCAAGGCACGAAAATGACACCTTGGTTTCGGTAGcttaatattctaaattatgcATGCACTTCGAATAATATCGCAAATTTACTTGCAATATACGGTAACCCAATTtcttaataaacaaaaaacaaacgcATTGTTCATTTTTCAGTATCAATTGTTATTAAAGCTCGCCTCAATGAGTAATGACAATATGAAATACGACGGTCATTTATTATAACTGCAAATAAAAGCAATTAAAActttctgaaattttttaaagTAAAGCAATGGGGCTATTATATACCATGTTTTAAGACAAGATTCAACCAATGTTGTTTCAAGTTACGTCAGAATAAGATAGAAGTCTGAAAATATAGAAATGTTGGAGGAAGCAGAATTGCGGAGGAAGCAGGGATGATGTAAATACTAGTATCCAAATATTTATAGTGAGAGACATTCGcagatataaataataaataaaatacgaaCACCCCGGGCCATGGGAGAAATCTATGACATAAAACGTGGCTTTAGTAGTTTGAGCGTATTGAAATGCTTTACTTCATATATGTCAGAATCACTATAGGAATGACCATCGGTGTCATAGGTATGAACTTTCAGAATAATCGAACACTATTACACAGTAGATTGAAACCCTTGTATAAGATTAAATTAATCTCTTCGCTTCAATATTCCGAATTATTATATTTGCAAATCAAATGAGcataaaaatcgaaaataatTAATCGTATTTAATTGATTGAATTAACATTTGTAATTACATCCTTCTTCAATTGAATTAACTCTCGGATTCGTTTGTCCCAGAATATGAACTTGATTCACATTTCGagtaaaaattttctgtgttgtttggcaaaattttattatttttttcaatatgccCCAAGAAAAGTATAGAGTAATTTTGCTTTCGAAAAATATGCAtcgtaatataataaattatgcATCATGATATAAtaaagtgaatgtgataaataaaTGTTATCTTCTTGCttatattatttctaaaaaatggCGCTAATAGAAAAAGACGCTACCACTGGCACAGAAAGAGAAAAATTAGGCAAAACGTTTATTAAGAAAAATTGTAGTTACGTGAAACATATGAAGTATAAATCTACAGCAACGAAATATGCTATTCGTGATCGGCATGAACAATAATGATGATATCATCAGGTTTTCAATAACACATATATACAAATATCTGGTGTCTTCCATCGAGAACACGTTTTCTGTCGTTATCAGATCGCTTGAATGATATATTATATAGAATAGGGTAATTATGAGAGCGAATGGGTTTCATATGAATTCATCACATTTTAATAATGTTGGAtgataattaaaaatttataaccAGAAGTCTTAATTTCACGCCTACGAGTGTCTGTCAAATGGATATATCTTGTGAATGTGACCGTGGTTCGTAATGGAGACTACATTAGTATGATCCGCTTTATACCAACTACATATACCATTGATTTAAACAAGATAACCTTGACAATATATACTTCTAAAATCGATCATAcataaaacgcaaaaaaatgATCGACGTCAAAATTTGTTGCGACTTCAAAATACTAATCCCGCTACTCAGGTTGTCATGTATATTGACGACAGATCAGAATAATTCGATTTTTGTGAGATTGAACGACAGAAGCGGCTGTTGGTTATTTGGTACGCAAAGGGCACACTGAGCGTATGTATCCTCTTGGGACGTTTTTTACAGAAACCAACAATGTCCGGTTTTATTTTGACGTGAGCGAGGCGAGAAAAAATGTTCTGGGATTGCGGCACTTATATAGCCGaggtatattcaaatttcagaGTATAAGGCTTGGAAGATAGAATCAACTAGGTTCTAGAGTTGTATATCGCCCCGCTTTTCGTCCTCGGAAGGACTCAAGTCCGGATAAAGTAAGCAAACAGTTTTCAAATCGTTCTAAAACATCATTCTTGTAGTAACATAATCCCACGCTGTTGAAGAGGATTAGCGTCTATCCCGTGGGTGAGGGCCTGTTTTAGGTGGAGTATAGTAAACTCCACACAGTATACCATTCaattttcagataaaaaaaaaaaaaggaaattagCAATAGTTGGAGTGAGAAAATGTGTTTCAATATAGAAACGATTTTTCTTTTCAAAGAgtataaatttatgaaatttcatgttttttaaataatcaaacTTAGtgaaaaaatcttaaaaatcTTAATTGTTTAGAAGCAAAATTTAGATAATATAATATtctataaatataaatgatataaaCGTACGATTGTTGTTCCTTACGGTTGTATAACTAATGGTGAGCTTCCGTTGTCAGATCAAGAAGATGCCTTTGAATGCGAGGTAAGAAAAATTTTGCACTTGTATGGTATGATTTGGAATATTATATGGCAAATAATAGCTATTCGAACCCTAAATGTTATTATCGGTAATTTTATTAACTCTGTAACGAAAATATACGAACTATTACGTCGCAAAATCATCCGGAGATGGTATCAGAATTGGTTTGTGTATCACATTGCTCActccaatattataaaattactGATTTGAAAAAGAAACGAACAACCTTTTTAGTACAGGGCAGTGCAATTGAAAGAATTTTATCATCAAgcacaaataataataaaatgaaatttatgcATATacgcaaaatatttaaaattaaactcAATTACAGGACAAGTTCACCTAGAAAAATCATTTACATTGGGCAAATATTTCTTGTTATTCTTCCACTGATTTGGAGCGCACCCATTGACCAATCAGATCCATGGGATGACGCTGATAATACACAAAATCTGACGCCTGTTGATATGAATGATGATGGAAATGGCAAACATATGTCTGTTTATAAAATGGCAACAATTTTATCGTCGGAGGAAAAACAACTTTTGAATGAGgttagtaaaatttaaatttttacataatattGTACACGATGGTGGTCGATATCATATCATTAGAATGATTAGATTATTGATCGATTATAAAAACTAAATCAATTAGACTATCGGATATGTCCATATGAAAGATGTGGTATAACATCAAAATACATAAGTAATTCCACGAGTTTATAACTACTTTGTTATGGACACAGTCCTGTCGTCAGGGTTTGCCTGCTTTACCCGAAACGTTTTGTGCATAGTCgatatttgcaaatttattcaAGTTCAATCGAAGTGCATTTTTCGAATCTTTTTTTCAAGTAGATCTCAGCTTTTCTGCCAatggcttaaaaaatatttgcaaattctAGTTTCACAATAGTGTTGATTTTGTTAAGATAGagggattttaatattttatacaaataaacGACGAACAACAATCATACGCAATAATTGATGTAATAACCCTAATagatattcaatttcaaatcaaatcaaaaCAACAATCATACGCAATAATTGATGTAATAACCTTAATagatattcaatttcaaattctaGTTTCACAATAGTGTTGATTTTGTTAAGATAGagggattttaatattttatacaaataaacGTCGAACAACAATCATACGCAATAATTGATGTAATAACCctaatagatatatatatgtgttcTATATGTGAGCGTCAAATAGGTTTGTCTACACTTCATTTGCAAACATGGTGGATTTTCACAGATTCAGAAAACACGCTCTAGGACtatgtttttgaaaatatttattatgatAATACACCATGTGTTGTGTTATTATACTATCATTTCTCTTCCAGTACAAGAAAAGCCCTTTGTCTCAGAGTATATGAAGGAATAAAATGTTTTGATTCCTCCGCTAGAACTTGTTTATAATACAATTGTATTGGCGAAAACGAATACGCACAAAGAAGATTAATGTTTGTCAATTGTGTCGTCGCCTGCTGATGAACTTTAACCGCAGCATTTGCAAAACAaagcataaaattaaaaatcaatacCATACCATTTAGATAAAGTTTGGGGGATTTTACGTAACCTGTCGCGGTCTTCACGCGCGGTTTATTATTAACACACCCTCGGCAAATCGTTGAAACTGTTGGAAAAGCAATGTTGTTTTCGCGGTTCCCATTGCTTCATATTCCAAAACGAGCGAAATATatcttgatttttgtattttccaGATGAGGTTTCCATGTGCTCAGTGTtgctttttgtaaaaaataaaaaaatattattttatcactGCTGGGCGAGTGCCTTTGTTCTTGAATTTTGTTGACCGAATCCTATTACTATTGCAATTTAAGCTCCCCATCCagaatttattcaattctgtCTCCATGGTTGATTTCCTACTATTGACATGTCGTGTTTACTTGTTGTTATGATCTTAGTCCAGATTGGAAAAGCGACTTGCCCTACGAATATAAACATGAAGAAAATAATGCattgaactaaattaaaatatttattttccttaataattttatttaataaaagaaatatttgaatagcgtattgattttaaaaaacgGCAGAAATATCAAcggttatatattttttgtcgAAGCGTTTGATGTTCAAATTCAATCGCTAAGTCCTTTGTGGCAAATGTTGTTTTAGACCGACTTCTCCTTTGCCATCCAGCGTTCAAGTGTGCAATCGGTCATGAAATGAAACTTGATCGCAAGCAAAAGATATGATAATACAAAATTGATCATGATTACAATTTTCCCGttaattgtatatattttgttgTCAAAAAAATTAGACTACACCTATAAATACGTTAATAATTGTGAAAAGCAATagcaatatttcattttaaaggTTCTAGAACTAAGTTACGCCAAAAACAACATTCAGTTCCCAGCATTACATATAATATTGAGTTTATTTCGGCTATTGATCGAAAATTACTCGATAgcttaaatttaattttaccatGCGACATTTACCGTGGTAACATAATTTTAACTGGGCTCTGAATAATGAATGAATTGTTTATTTGTAGATCGGACCAAATTCTGGACTTTGGGTTAGACACGCCAGATTTTTTATATTAAGAATGTTATACTGAAGCAAGGTCAGAGTAGCGATTTATTCGGGCAAAAGTTTCAATTAGAGACAAAGACTGGTCCAGCGATACAATTATGTTTGCCAATAACGAAAAATAAAGACCATGTCAATAAATTTTGGACATCGAAATGACGCCGTAGGTGGGAGAATAGCATTTTGCTATATTCAATGGGTATGGGAAAGTTGCGTGAGGTAGGCAACTTAAGATCATATTTAACACGCTGCGTTCAAGATCGATAAAAGCGCTCGTTTACGTCAATCCATTCACACGACAGTTTGCAACATTACATCATGATTTTCCTACGacttttgaacattttttttgtataatgtgCTTGTTTATGTGTTACAGCTTGAAAGACTACTCAGCCAACAAAACAATGCAGGAAAGGGCAGTCAAGACGGGCTGGATATAGATTTGGACCAGAAAAGCCGAGTTGTCACTCCGTATTTCATGAGAAGTATCTTGCCTTCTTCTACAAAGCGAGGAATCAGTACACCGTATTTCATGAAAAGAGGTGTAGCAATCCCTTACTTCATGAAAAGGGGAGTTACGATACCTTATTTCATGAAGAGGGGAGAGGACGGTCGAGTGGTTGCACCATACTTCATGAAAAGAACTGTGGGTATGCCGTATTTTATGAAAAGAGGTAAATTTGTGCTGCCCGAAGAATCTAACATGTCTAATTATCTATCACAAATTGACACTGGTGACGAAGAAAGACCAGAAGTAGGAGAATTAACAACGAAGCCGGTAGCCGACGACCTGACTGCAAAAAGAATCTTTGGCCGTATGAACGCCCTCGACCTTGAAAACTATCTTGCACTTGCGGGTGCGGATGACAAATATAGTAGACAGTTGTGGAGCAATGAACAGAAAATGAGATTAGAAGGAAAATGAGAAAACTGACACACCAATGCCACCCAGTTAAAATGACTAATAACAGCATGCGACACTTTGTTGAGAACACACCATATTTTGGTATctttattcattcaaaattcagtctgattttattttataagaaataataaattgttattgTGCAGACTTCCTGCCCGTGTTTTACCTAAACTCTCGTCAAGCTGTCGCAGAAAAAGTGTAAAATTCGCATGGTATGCATTCATATAATCTGGGCGGCATAAACCATCGGAAAAactatttgaagaaaaatgctTACTTTCTTTTAATTTAATCTGCATAtggcaataaataaatatttcctaTGACATAGCGTAGAAAAATATATGACAATTCTGTATAATCAGTCCGGGACACACATTTCATGAACCGCACTCAAACCCCACGATATTTTATCCAGGTGGCATTACATAAGTTGTTGATGCAACCTGTGAATCAAGCAAAAATCCGCCTAAATTGTTTTAGATCTACTTTAATTGGTCGGAAGATGTTTGTTTGTGGGTAAACACACTGTTCAAGATGCTTAGTATATTATAGATATAACATAGACATCAAAGATCACAGCACTTACCAGCAGGCGGTACAAGTAAGAGAGAGCGTAAGCAAGCAAGGTCGAAGGTGACAAGTACAGCGTTATTAATGACGTCATAAGTACCATCTTACAGTACAAGTTTATGATACCCGCTGATTTTCATTATCATTAGCCTTTCTATTATTTGAATGTAGAAACACTGGTGGTGAATGAAAACGGAACCAGATctcaatatataaaaatgaccCAGAAAGACATAAAATTTCAGTATTGGACAGTAAAAGATACCATGCCCAGCTTTTCTTTAAAAATGCTAAACCGAAAGATCACTACAATATGAAGAACATCCCGGGAATAATAGCCTATAATAGTTTGTAGGTACTGGTTATCGAGAACGATGCTGTTTTTCGACCGgaagaaaataaattatggTGCCGGATATTTGACAAGATATATCAAGTGAATTTTGAGTAACAGTCCTCCATTCCTAACTCTAAAACACATTTAAAATAACTTCAAAGACAAACATATTTTGGTTAGGAAGTTTAAGAAAAAGAGAatacattttcattttcaatactGTGGTGGGGATATTAGCTAGACCAAAAGCAGTTAACAAATCAAGATCTCAACTTCTGAGTTGTACGAAAATCCTGTTTGGATCAACGACTCctgaaaaattgattttgatgaTGGTCTCTTTTTTGGGGGATGAGAAATGAAGTAATCCATGACAATTTAGAGTCAGTTTGGAACTTTATCGTGATGATTTTTATCTACGGTATATCCcaaaaataaagaatttaaagaaataacaataagaatcGAAAATATCAGGAGCTGTTTCAGGGGTTAAATAAGCTTCACAGAATGTCCGATATTTAATGTTGTATATCCaacagaaaaaagtttgggggATAGAAATCGTACACCACCTAATATAACAACGTAAGCGAAAAAGGCAACTCGTTACCGGCAGGGATGACGGTTCGTGACTCTCCACGGTGCCAGATTTGTTATCTGAAATACCGTACACTTGTTAATTCATACAATTTTATGATAAAGTAGCCTATGTTTcccttgttttaaatcattcccAGTGATGTTATATTGTCttagaaaattattcaaagcTTCATAATATTTACGAAGAAAAAATGCTTCAGTTTACACTATTATTTATAGGTAAATTAAAGAATAAACAAAGTTGCTGACCAATATtatattctataatctataaaattcaaaactgaTGGTCTATATTGCTTAGTAGTAACAttaattttatcacaataataGTCAAAAGCAGTCATTATATCCAAACACATGGTAAACAAAGGTATAATAATTATATCATAACCTCCAAATGTCGTGTTTTTgcaccgtgtttcgattttcaAAATACACTTTCCATCAAAAACAAACTTTTCTATTTATCTGATTTGCAATATCAAATGGAATGGGATACAGTTTTGCACAGAATAAAAACAAAGGTAACATTTTTAGTTTTATCAATAAACATTTGGATAAGAGAATATTCAGCAGTTCAGGTAATGTAGTTCTGGCGTTATTCAAGTATTGTTGCCAGTTTTCGTAACATATGTgcgaatttgaaaatatttctccgagTATATTCAAAGTTTTTACAATAGATATCTTTGCAAAAAAGTTGGGTTTTtactaggcttaccatacgtcccgctttttagcgtcttgtcccgccgtcccgaaaagacagccaaaagtcccgctttgacGTTCAGCCATTAAGCATAACACACTGCTGTGTAGTAGCCTACTAACTGAATgcattattttgtttgtttcgttgctTCCCGCTAACCCTGTTAGCGAACGTATATCACGTGTAAAATCGGTACTAACGAAGTATGTGCacgaatatggcgcacaacctgaacatagtatgtgtggcaggttagggatcaggttgtgcgccaacttggtgcacatacttctcgGAAGCGCCGTAAAATCAATACTAATTAGTCCTGTTCTGACGTTTATTTACGGAATGTAAccttgaacaacgtctttttgaagaaGGTTTTATCTACAAAAAAACATGCTTGTCGGGTGAATAAGTAAATTCTAAATGCTTCAAAACcacagactatttcattattctttccttcttttgctgtacataaaaaaaatctaaatatttGTATCGTTAACGGCAAGtcctttttatttttcgaactaaacccgatatttggacagagaatatgcacatgaactctcgatgacaatatgatcAACGAAGACAGctgggatggctttaaatgtaggcctatatgtaataaaatcgaaaaatgtaaagttacaaaatcacaggcAAGGGATCGTTTGTCTTTGGCGTCCCGCtctgaagtcacaaaaataggGTAAACCCAGGTTATACCATATTcctaatatatattaaaagtttGCTTTTCCCAATGTTTCACGACATCCCAGTTGCTATTTGAAATCTTTTTATCAAATCCATTGCCGTATAAACAGAATTTTTGTTGCGTAAAGTCAATGTGATGTCATATGCGTTactaatatgttttatttctttGTTGTGGGGAATCATTATTCCATTGATATTTTTATGGGTATCAATTTTATTGGGCAGAGGTTCAATTGCTAGAGTAAACATGAATAAACTTTAAAGGATCTCCTTGTCTAACTCCTCTTTCGAGTTTAACAGCTTCACGTAAGTAGCCAATTATTAACAGTCTGGTTTTCGAATCTGTGTACAAAGTCCGAATTACATTTATGAACTTGTCTTTGAATCCAAATTTTTGAAGTACTTTAATAGATAATCCAGGTCCACACTACCAAAAGCTTTGTTGAAAACCAATGATAACAATGGAGATTCTCCAGCTTTATTTCGTTCTTGAATACATATATCTCTCAACAGGTTGAGTAAATCAGAGATTCGTCTGCCCGGAATCGCAGTTTGACGTCTGTCTATAATATCAGTAAGTGCCATTTTCAACCTATTTGCTAACATCTTTGTCAAGATTTTATAATCAGTGTTTAGAAATGCTATTggtatataattttcaattttgtccaGTTCTCTCTTTTTATTTATTAGAGTTGTATAACTGTTTACATGTATTTCTGCCAATATCCCAAATAAATCAAGTTTTATGATATACCAGGATTTTTTGTAAAACTCAACACTCATCCTGGAGTTTTGCCttctttgaaaaatgtaatAGTTTCCAGAACTTCATTTAAAATAATCTGTTTCTGTATGGTTTCTGCATCATCTTCTTGCAATTTTAGTGAATCTGGAATAGCtgctataaaataattttaagtgTCCATGTTGGTGTGTTGCTTTTTGTACAAATCTTGATAAAAATTCTTGACTATATACATTTTctctgttattttattttttctgaattCTTCCTTGGTTTTTAATTTGTTAATATAACATTCTTTGTgctttttttcaactttctgaAGAAATACTTGTTACATTTCTCATGTGTATCGTAATGATGCGCCAAGCTTAAAATTCTTACTTCTTCAactttttgtctttgttttgaaattaattcTCTTTTTAATTTGTTGAATGCAGTTAATACTTTTTCACTTGTATCTAATCTTTCTTTTAATTCTTCCATTTGTTGCATTCCTTTATCATAATCTGACCTTTCTTTTTTGCTGTTTTAATAGAATGTTTGAGTAAAGTCTTCAATCTTTCTCTTTATTTCGCTCGACCACTGAGTTTttgtaacaaataaaaatgttaataaGCGCCAACTATTCCACTTATTTTTGAGTTCTTCAGGTAGCTTTGGTTATGATAAACGGAGACATTGTTTTTCCAATATCCGATTCCTTTCTCTTCAAGATTACTGAAAACTTGGACATCGGCGGAATACATGTCATGATCAGAGTTATATGTAGGAAAACAACAGAGATTGGGTATATCACACAATCTATGGGAACAGTAAAGACGAGCTAGTCCTGCTTGCACAGTATTATTCCTCCATGTGCAAAAGAagttattattaagtaaaattttcacaaaatcaacTAAATCAAAAGTATTGATAAGCTCATTCAAAGCATcgaaaacatattattttttagCTATTTTTTTGCTTATTGTTCGATCTTTGTCTATATCGTGTACACAGTTCATATCGCCACCTAAAATTACTGTATGTTGAGAATATATGAATCTCTAGATGCtattataaaaattttcttgtATTATAATGTTTGTGCAACAGGGAGCATATATGTTCACTAAATGAATCGTTTCTACATGAATATTTAAATCTGAAGTGATAACTCTTCCATGCTTAtcaaataagatatatatatataaaatgaaaaacttgCTTTGACTTTGGTAATATAGCAAcactttttgaatttgaaacacCATTATTCCACATGCTGTTACCATTTTGCTACTCTTATGTTCCACCGTAGACTTATcaaataagatatatattataaaatgaaaaaattgctttGACTTTGGTAATATAGCAAcactttttgaatttgaaacacCATTATTCCACATGCTGTTACCATTTTGCTACTCTTATGTTCCACCGTAGTCTTATcaaataagatatatattataaaatgaaaaaattgctttGACTTTGGTAATATAGCAAcactttttgaatttgaaacacCATTATTCCACATGCTGTTACCATTTTGCTACTCTTATGTTCCACCGTAGTCTTATcaaataagatatatattataaaatgaaaaacttgCTTTGACTTTGGTAATATAGCAAcactttttgaatttgaaacacCATTATTCCACATGCTGTTACCATTTTGCTACTCTTATGTTCCACCGTAGTTCTTGTTGGGGTACAgcggggtcggcaacctacggcccgcggagcaatataatccggcccgcgacgcttcgctgaattatagtaacaagagctgttttgacgattatagtCTATacataacagaatttattgtgaggcaCGTGTATAGACTAATTTATATTATGACCTAACAAGTAGGCTATATTTTTCACAATTACACGTTTaatttgcgtataatttaattataattagacaaatggctaCAAAACGAAGATAAGTTGATggtaagtgcaaatggtttaatggcgcagaaaatgttcaatcttcgcgcgctgcttaaaatttaacttctggcCTGTgtgaaaaatgtgatttatcgcccatccgttcggtttttaacatTCTATAAATACGAgcgacccgccaatgacttgtaACATTTAATTTTAGCCCAC contains:
- the LOC120330927 gene encoding uncharacterized protein LOC120330927 — its product is MVSFRCQIKKMPLNARTSSPRKIIYIGQIFLVILPLIWSAPIDQSDPWDDADNTQNLTPVDMNDDGNGKHMSVYKMATILSSEEKQLLNELERLLSQQNNAGKGSQDGLDIDLDQKSRVVTPYFMRSILPSSTKRGISTPYFMKRGVAIPYFMKRGVTIPYFMKRGEDGRVVAPYFMKRTVGMPYFMKRGKFVLPEESNMSNYLSQIDTGDEERPEVGELTTKPVADDLTAKRIFGRMNALDLENYLALAGADDKYSRQLWSNEQKMRLEGK